A DNA window from Niabella yanshanensis contains the following coding sequences:
- a CDS encoding VOC family protein — MDNIKLGAFSVSLTVKDIHASKAFYEKLGFTYKGGDINQNWIVLKNGTSVIGLFQGMFDKNMLTFNPGWDQEAKHLAAFDDVRAVQQHLKKQGVELTAEADETTTGSAYITLTDPDGNPILIDQHR; from the coding sequence ATGGATAATATTAAACTGGGTGCATTTTCGGTAAGCCTTACAGTTAAAGACATTCATGCTTCAAAAGCATTTTATGAAAAGCTGGGGTTCACTTACAAAGGAGGAGATATTAATCAAAACTGGATTGTGCTGAAGAACGGAACATCTGTTATCGGGCTTTTCCAGGGTATGTTTGATAAAAACATGCTCACATTTAATCCCGGTTGGGACCAGGAAGCCAAACACCTGGCAGCATTTGACGATGTGCGTGCAGTTCAGCAACACCTGAAAAAGCAGGGTGTTGAATTGACTGCCGAGGCTGATGAAACAACAACAGGTTCCGCTTACATTACGCTTACCGATCCGGATGGTAATCCTATTTTGATTGACCAGCATAGATAA
- a CDS encoding (2Fe-2S)-binding protein, translating into MKSSRRSFIKISGALTALATLPGSVKAFYQDVKKFFVPPKQTIPLTININKKPYKVTADTRTTLLDLLREELQLTGTKKGCDHGQCGACTVHINGERVLSCLTLSAQTVGKEVTTIEGLADGDQLHPMQQAFIECDGFQCGYCTPGQIMSAVACVKEGHTKSVAEIKEFMSGNLCRCGAYNGIVESIQKVAAI; encoded by the coding sequence ATGAAAAGTTCACGCCGTTCGTTCATCAAAATTTCGGGAGCGCTGACAGCGCTGGCTACCTTGCCAGGCTCCGTCAAAGCATTCTACCAGGATGTAAAAAAATTTTTTGTTCCTCCCAAACAAACCATACCGCTCACTATCAACATTAATAAAAAACCGTATAAGGTAACTGCCGATACCCGCACTACTTTACTGGACCTTTTAAGGGAGGAGTTGCAACTAACCGGCACTAAAAAAGGTTGCGACCATGGTCAATGCGGCGCCTGTACCGTACATATCAATGGCGAACGGGTACTTAGTTGTCTTACCCTATCGGCACAAACTGTTGGAAAGGAGGTTACCACCATTGAAGGCTTAGCCGATGGCGACCAGTTACACCCCATGCAACAGGCATTTATAGAATGCGATGGCTTCCAGTGCGGATATTGCACGCCCGGCCAGATCATGTCTGCCGTTGCCTGCGTAAAAGAGGGACATACAAAGTCCGTTGCAGAGATAAAAGAATTTATGAGTGGTAACCTCTGCCGTTGCGGGGCTTACAACGGTATTGTTGAATCTATACAAAAAGTGGCAGCTATATGA
- a CDS encoding FAD binding domain-containing protein, translating into MRPFSFSKTENTAKAVASKNDQARFIAGGTNLVDLMKKHIAQPEAVIDITSSLSAKIENTTKGLRIGAMVRNSALTTDSKILSQHPLIAKAVLAGASPQIRNMASTGGNLLQRTRCPYFYDTTSPCNKRKPGSGCSALKGENRMSAVVGYSDQCVAVHPSDLCVALAALDASVNIINKQQQKTTIAFKDFHRLPGDQPQTDNQLPANALITSIDIASHPFHKNSAYVKLRDRDSYAFALVSVAAALHLLGNKIKDARLASGGVAHKPWRWYAAEAYLKGKEANVENFKKAADIAISGLKPLSGNAFKIPMLRGAIETALQNCLAG; encoded by the coding sequence ATGAGACCCTTTAGTTTTAGTAAAACGGAAAATACGGCGAAGGCTGTAGCATCCAAAAATGACCAGGCCCGGTTTATCGCGGGTGGCACTAACCTGGTAGACCTGATGAAAAAGCATATTGCCCAACCTGAGGCTGTGATCGATATAACCAGCTCACTTTCGGCTAAAATAGAAAACACTACCAAGGGCCTGCGTATCGGTGCGATGGTTCGGAACAGTGCTTTGACTACTGATAGTAAAATACTTTCGCAGCACCCGCTAATAGCAAAAGCTGTGTTGGCCGGCGCTTCTCCCCAGATCCGGAATATGGCCAGTACCGGCGGCAACCTGTTGCAACGCACCCGTTGCCCTTATTTTTACGATACAACAAGTCCTTGTAATAAAAGAAAACCGGGATCGGGTTGTAGTGCCCTTAAAGGCGAAAACCGGATGAGCGCCGTAGTAGGTTATAGTGATCAATGTGTAGCGGTTCATCCTTCAGATCTATGTGTAGCACTTGCTGCTTTGGATGCATCGGTAAATATTATAAACAAACAGCAGCAAAAAACAACCATTGCCTTTAAAGACTTTCACCGGCTGCCTGGCGATCAACCTCAAACAGATAACCAGTTGCCTGCGAATGCTTTGATCACTTCTATCGATATCGCATCCCATCCGTTTCATAAAAATAGCGCTTATGTGAAGTTGCGCGACCGCGACTCCTATGCATTTGCTTTGGTGTCTGTTGCTGCCGCGCTTCATTTGCTGGGTAATAAAATTAAAGATGCCCGTTTAGCCTCCGGAGGAGTAGCTCATAAGCCATGGCGCTGGTACGCTGCCGAAGCTTATTTAAAAGGAAAAGAAGCGAACGTTGAAAACTTTAAAAAAGCGGCCGATATCGCCATAAGTGGGCTGAAACCCTTGTCCGGCAATGCTTTTAAAATACCCATGTTGAGAGGGGCTATAGAAACAGCATTGCAGAATTGCCTGGCAGGTTAA
- a CDS encoding xanthine dehydrogenase family protein molybdopterin-binding subunit: MAFFDESFDSVAPAEGRVEGVAKVTGKGKYAAEYEVRGVCYAVLVDSSIASGTIKNINLQNAKQVAGVIDIVTHQHKPQVPGLADEAKIKESRFGLPVFHTDKIYFKGQPIAIVIADTLENATYAASLVTADYDTTPFKVDFEKEHPLNPLAHAGKERGSLDSWNNLPHIVEASYNIKAEVHNPMEMHATIAHWISNDRLKLFDKNQGVNNVQRSFARLFNIPEKNIEVFSEFVGGGFGSGLRVWPGALAAVMAAKQVNRPVKLMLTRPQMFHSVGYRPASWQKVKMGADNEGNIAGVWHQAKNGTSVYESFGEGITRVTRLIYKFPNLKAESAIVPLNLSTPTWMRGPGDCTGDFAIESAIDELSYQIGMDPVQLRLKNLALDKNPDSGLPWSTNFIDECIKKGAAMIDWTQRKNKPGQTRDGDWSTGYGMAVGMWNAGRGNASAGIEMRKDGSITVQTAMTDIGTGTGTGMYNIAHEVTGIPKSKIKIELGNSTLPPAPSQGGSTGLSSVSGAVVAVCSALKLKLAEYAATINEKYKGVTAADVLLSENGISLKSANTELVSYSQIWSKNNLTVIDLEASSGPGEERKQYAFCSSAAHFCKVRVNTKTGKLKVEKLVCVADGGKIVNEKAAANQMSGAAVGGIGMALMEEQVADGHLGGLVGNDLAGYHFAVNADAPIIDVAFIGKPDVNINPTGAKGLGEVGIIGVAAAISNAIYNATGKRLRDLPITPDKILDKS; the protein is encoded by the coding sequence ATGGCATTTTTTGATGAATCTTTTGATAGCGTGGCTCCTGCCGAAGGACGCGTAGAGGGTGTAGCAAAAGTTACGGGAAAAGGAAAGTATGCGGCGGAATACGAAGTGCGGGGTGTATGCTATGCGGTACTGGTAGACAGCTCCATTGCCTCGGGTACGATCAAAAATATTAACCTGCAAAACGCGAAGCAGGTTGCAGGTGTGATCGATATTGTAACCCATCAACATAAACCGCAGGTTCCGGGCCTGGCCGATGAAGCTAAAATAAAGGAATCCAGGTTTGGGCTTCCTGTCTTTCATACCGATAAAATATACTTCAAAGGCCAACCCATTGCCATCGTCATTGCCGACACCCTCGAAAACGCTACTTATGCCGCCTCACTGGTTACGGCAGATTACGATACCACTCCCTTTAAAGTTGATTTTGAAAAAGAACATCCCTTAAATCCACTGGCCCATGCGGGTAAGGAAAGAGGCTCTTTAGACAGCTGGAATAACCTGCCACATATAGTAGAAGCTTCTTACAACATAAAAGCGGAAGTGCATAATCCCATGGAGATGCATGCCACTATTGCGCACTGGATTAGTAACGATCGGTTAAAACTATTCGATAAAAACCAGGGAGTAAACAACGTACAACGCAGCTTTGCCAGGCTTTTCAATATTCCCGAAAAGAACATTGAAGTGTTCAGCGAATTCGTTGGCGGCGGGTTTGGTTCGGGCTTAAGAGTATGGCCCGGCGCTCTGGCAGCTGTAATGGCGGCGAAGCAGGTGAACCGCCCCGTGAAATTGATGTTGACGCGCCCGCAGATGTTTCATTCGGTAGGTTATCGTCCGGCATCCTGGCAAAAAGTAAAAATGGGTGCAGATAACGAAGGCAATATTGCCGGTGTATGGCACCAGGCTAAAAATGGCACTTCTGTTTATGAAAGTTTTGGAGAAGGTATTACACGTGTAACCCGTCTTATTTACAAATTTCCCAACCTCAAAGCCGAATCGGCCATTGTACCTCTGAATCTCTCCACACCTACCTGGATGCGGGGACCGGGCGATTGCACCGGCGATTTTGCCATCGAAAGCGCCATTGACGAATTAAGCTACCAAATAGGAATGGACCCTGTACAGCTACGGCTTAAAAACCTGGCCTTGGATAAAAACCCCGACTCAGGCTTACCCTGGTCCACCAACTTTATCGACGAATGTATCAAAAAAGGGGCGGCGATGATCGACTGGACACAGCGCAAAAATAAACCGGGGCAAACCCGGGATGGAGACTGGAGCACCGGTTACGGCATGGCAGTGGGCATGTGGAACGCGGGTCGCGGCAATGCCAGTGCCGGCATCGAAATGCGCAAGGACGGCAGCATTACGGTACAAACAGCCATGACCGATATTGGTACCGGGACAGGAACGGGTATGTACAATATAGCACACGAGGTTACCGGTATTCCTAAAAGTAAAATAAAAATAGAGCTCGGCAATTCCACTTTGCCACCGGCGCCCAGCCAGGGCGGCAGTACCGGCTTATCTTCTGTAAGTGGCGCGGTAGTGGCTGTTTGCAGCGCCCTGAAGTTGAAGCTGGCCGAATATGCAGCGACTATTAACGAAAAATATAAAGGGGTTACCGCCGCAGATGTACTACTCTCAGAAAATGGGATTTCTTTAAAATCAGCTAATACCGAGTTGGTTTCTTATAGCCAGATCTGGTCAAAAAACAACCTGACCGTTATTGACCTGGAAGCCAGCTCAGGCCCCGGCGAAGAACGTAAACAATATGCTTTCTGCTCTTCTGCAGCTCATTTTTGCAAAGTGCGGGTCAATACCAAAACAGGTAAATTGAAAGTAGAAAAGCTGGTTTGCGTGGCAGACGGCGGTAAGATAGTGAACGAAAAAGCTGCCGCCAACCAGATGTCGGGTGCAGCCGTAGGGGGTATCGGTATGGCTTTGATGGAAGAGCAGGTGGCAGATGGTCACCTGGGTGGACTGGTTGGCAACGACCTGGCCGGCTATCATTTTGCGGTTAATGCCGATGCACCCATTATTGACGTGGCTTTTATCGGCAAGCCGGATGTTAACATCAATCCCACAGGAGCAAAAGGTTTGGGAGAAGTGGGTATCATTGGCGTTGCGGCTGCTATTTCTAACGCCATTTATAATGCAACCGGCAAACGTTTGAGAGATTTGCCGATTACACCTGACAAAATATTAGATAAGTCTTAA
- a CDS encoding bleomycin resistance protein — MLTAIHPKLPMRNKLATKAYYIDRLGFKDCGAVDYDGYLMVEKEGIEIHFFEFKELNPAENYGQVYIRTNNIEELYQSLINSNVAIHPNGHLETKPWGQKEFSLLDPDNNLLTFGQHSS, encoded by the coding sequence ATGCTTACAGCTATTCATCCTAAATTACCCATGCGCAATAAGTTGGCTACAAAAGCTTATTATATAGACCGGCTGGGTTTTAAAGATTGCGGCGCTGTTGACTACGATGGCTACCTCATGGTTGAAAAAGAAGGCATAGAAATTCATTTTTTTGAGTTCAAAGAGTTGAATCCCGCTGAGAATTATGGGCAGGTCTATATCCGTACCAACAATATCGAAGAGCTGTATCAATCTTTAATAAACAGCAATGTTGCTATTCATCCTAATGGGCATTTGGAAACCAAGCCCTGGGGACAGAAAGAGTTTTCTTTACTGGACCCTGATAATAACCTGCTGACATTTGGGCAACACTCTTCCTAG
- a CDS encoding asparaginase domain-containing protein: protein MAIRIFITGGTFDKEYNMLNGQLYFKDTHLHELLEKGRNLVPVEIRTLMMIDSLEMTEEDRELIAYQCEQCEEEQIVITHGTDTMDKTAQVLAEKVKNKTIVITGAMIPIKFGSSDGLFNLGSALAFAQTLPPGVYVAMNGRYFNWNNVRKNRQSGIFEEIK, encoded by the coding sequence ATGGCGATCAGGATTTTTATTACAGGCGGCACTTTTGATAAGGAATATAATATGTTAAATGGTCAGCTCTATTTCAAAGACACCCACCTGCATGAACTGTTAGAAAAAGGGCGTAACCTGGTACCCGTTGAAATAAGAACACTGATGATGATTGACAGCCTGGAAATGACCGAGGAAGACCGCGAGTTAATTGCTTACCAATGCGAACAGTGCGAGGAAGAGCAGATCGTAATTACGCATGGCACGGACACCATGGATAAAACCGCTCAGGTTCTGGCGGAAAAAGTAAAGAATAAAACGATCGTTATTACCGGCGCTATGATTCCTATTAAATTTGGCAGCTCCGATGGCTTATTCAACCTGGGTAGTGCTTTGGCATTTGCCCAAACGCTTCCCCCCGGCGTTTATGTAGCGATGAATGGCCGTTATTTCAACTGGAACAATGTTCGCAAGAACAGGCAATCAGGCATTTTTGAAGAAATTAAATAA
- a CDS encoding TCR/Tet family MFS transporter, which produces MKTSKSAAIGFIFITLTIDVIGWGLIIPVMPKLLSELKHIPINETSTWGGILVSVFAAMQFIFAPLMGNLSDRFGRRPIILLSLLGFCVDYIILALAHNYALLFVGRVLAGITGASFTAASAYIADISTNENRAKNFGLIGAAFGLGFVLGPALGGLLAGWGLRAPFYAAAILCFINFLYGYFVLPESLKPENRRPFSWLKANPVGSLLFFIKHKEITGLVAGFIFIYLAAHAVQSNWSYFTMFVFDWTEKQVGISLAIVGVLVGLVQGGLIRIINPRLGDEKSTYLGLLLYAVGLTLFAFASQSWMMYVFLIPYCLGGIAGPALQSIITKHIPNNEQGELQGGLTSLMSLTSIFGPLIMTGLFNYTTHKESAIHFPGAPFLLGAVFMLISIWISRIVLQKERKENPELAKRLDEPATEPTITQA; this is translated from the coding sequence ATGAAAACTTCGAAAAGCGCTGCCATCGGCTTTATTTTTATAACCCTTACTATCGATGTTATCGGCTGGGGATTGATCATCCCGGTGATGCCCAAGCTCCTTTCTGAATTAAAGCATATTCCGATCAATGAAACGAGTACCTGGGGAGGCATACTGGTATCTGTTTTTGCGGCCATGCAATTTATTTTTGCGCCATTGATGGGAAATCTTAGCGATCGCTTTGGACGAAGACCCATCATTTTGCTATCCCTTCTCGGATTCTGTGTAGATTATATCATCCTCGCCCTGGCTCATAATTATGCTTTGCTTTTTGTTGGCCGCGTGCTCGCAGGTATCACCGGGGCAAGTTTTACAGCAGCAAGTGCTTATATAGCAGACATTAGTACGAACGAAAACCGAGCTAAAAATTTTGGATTGATCGGTGCAGCCTTCGGATTGGGATTTGTACTGGGCCCTGCACTGGGTGGTTTGCTGGCCGGCTGGGGCTTAAGGGCTCCTTTTTATGCAGCCGCGATTCTTTGCTTTATTAATTTCTTATATGGTTATTTTGTACTCCCCGAATCGCTAAAGCCGGAAAACCGCAGACCTTTTAGCTGGCTAAAGGCTAATCCTGTCGGGTCTCTTTTGTTCTTCATAAAACATAAGGAAATAACCGGCCTCGTTGCAGGTTTTATTTTTATATACCTGGCAGCTCACGCGGTGCAAAGCAACTGGAGTTATTTTACCATGTTTGTGTTTGACTGGACTGAAAAGCAGGTCGGTATTTCTCTGGCAATTGTGGGCGTATTGGTTGGGCTGGTACAAGGCGGTCTGATACGCATTATTAACCCAAGGCTCGGGGATGAAAAAAGTACTTACCTGGGACTTTTGCTATATGCAGTAGGTTTAACGCTGTTTGCTTTTGCTTCTCAAAGCTGGATGATGTATGTATTCCTGATCCCTTATTGTTTGGGTGGCATTGCTGGTCCCGCGCTACAGTCTATTATAACCAAACATATTCCTAATAACGAGCAGGGAGAGCTGCAAGGCGGTTTAACCAGCCTGATGAGCCTTACTTCTATATTTGGTCCGCTAATTATGACGGGGTTATTTAACTATACCACACATAAAGAGTCTGCCATTCACTTCCCGGGGGCACCGTTCTTACTAGGTGCTGTTTTTATGCTGATCAGCATCTGGATATCCCGCATAGTGTTACAGAAAGAGCGCAAAGAAAATCCTGAATTGGCTAAACGCCTGGATGAGCCCGCAACAGAGCCAACGATTACGCAAGCCTAA